A portion of the Shewanella sp. SNU WT4 genome contains these proteins:
- a CDS encoding sugar diacid recognition domain-containing protein, with protein sequence MLSKSIAQKIVERVMSALNYSINVFDANGIIIGSGDASRINDIHEGAQLAFNDCRMVEINDNIANQLKGVKPGINVPIFYGNNPVGIVGISGNPNDIREQVPLVKSIAELIIEQAEAMSHVQWDRRHREELVFQLINGDGFYEEQLTDIAERLKLDLRQPRIATIIKLFPKNGHQITSDHLIRLVYLLENPERDNIVAIKSVTRREVVVLKPVKLLNDSWSKEHELTRIKALFSRIEDDKKYAAKIYLGDYYPNINGLSLSYLSAKATMEVNENSTSNNGNEFHFYNEAMIPISLHYLKNIKWHSDRILKPYELLKVQDKKGLLIDTLKTYYKQNCNINATCDAMALHRNTIRYRLERICEITNLNIFDFDASVHLYMSLQAHEGANF encoded by the coding sequence ATGTTATCCAAGAGTATTGCCCAGAAAATTGTTGAGCGCGTAATGAGTGCGCTCAACTATTCAATCAATGTGTTTGATGCCAATGGCATTATCATAGGGTCGGGGGATGCTTCGCGGATTAATGATATTCATGAAGGCGCCCAACTGGCGTTTAATGATTGCCGCATGGTAGAAATTAATGACAACATCGCCAATCAGCTTAAAGGCGTAAAACCCGGCATCAATGTGCCGATTTTCTATGGCAATAATCCTGTGGGGATTGTTGGGATTTCCGGCAATCCCAATGACATTCGCGAGCAAGTGCCTCTGGTAAAATCCATTGCTGAGCTCATCATTGAGCAAGCCGAAGCTATGTCGCATGTGCAGTGGGACCGGCGCCATAGAGAAGAATTGGTGTTTCAATTGATCAATGGCGACGGTTTTTATGAAGAGCAATTAACCGACATAGCTGAAAGATTAAAACTGGATCTCAGACAACCCAGAATTGCCACCATCATTAAATTGTTCCCTAAAAATGGCCATCAGATCACGTCCGATCACCTTATTCGTTTGGTGTACCTGTTAGAGAATCCAGAGCGCGACAATATTGTTGCCATTAAATCTGTGACTCGAAGAGAAGTAGTAGTGCTAAAACCCGTCAAACTCCTTAATGACTCTTGGTCAAAAGAGCATGAATTGACAAGAATTAAAGCGCTATTTTCCCGGATTGAAGATGATAAAAAATATGCCGCAAAAATCTACCTCGGTGATTATTATCCAAATATCAATGGATTAAGCCTCTCCTATTTGTCGGCAAAAGCCACCATGGAGGTTAATGAGAACTCCACAAGCAATAATGGCAATGAATTTCATTTTTATAATGAAGCCATGATCCCCATCAGTTTGCATTACCTTAAAAATATTAAGTGGCATTCCGATCGCATTCTCAAACCTTATGAGTTACTTAAGGTGCAGGATAAGAAAGGCTTGTTAATTGATACCCTCAAGACTTACTACAAGCAAAACTGCAATATTAATGCGACCTGTGATGCCATGGCATTGCACCGCAATACCATTCGTTACCGACTCGAGCGGATATGCGAAATCACCAATCTTAATATTTTTGACTTTGATGCCAGTGTGCATCTGTATATGTCACTGCAAGCCCATGAAGGGGCTAATTTTTAA
- the secB gene encoding protein-export chaperone SecB yields MAEAINNEQQAPQFQIQRIFTKDVSFETPNSPNVFQKEWQPEVKLDLDTRSNKLADDVFEVILSLTVTATNGDETAFLCEVQQAGIFSVSGLTEPQLAHSLGAYCPNILFPYARELVGSLVARGTFPQLNLAPVNFDALFAQYVQQRQAQAAPATTEEANA; encoded by the coding sequence ATGGCTGAAGCAATCAATAACGAACAACAAGCCCCACAATTTCAAATTCAACGCATCTTTACTAAAGACGTATCGTTTGAAACTCCTAATAGCCCAAATGTCTTCCAAAAAGAATGGCAACCAGAAGTTAAACTCGATTTAGATACTCGCAGCAACAAGTTAGCTGATGATGTGTTTGAAGTTATTTTATCTCTGACGGTAACCGCCACTAACGGTGATGAAACCGCTTTCCTGTGTGAAGTGCAGCAAGCCGGTATTTTCTCAGTGTCTGGTTTAACTGAGCCACAATTAGCGCATTCACTGGGCGCCTATTGCCCTAACATCCTTTTCCCATATGCTCGTGAATTAGTTGGCAGCTTGGTTGCTCGTGGTACTTTCCCACAGCTGAACTTAGCGCCAGTTAACTTTGATGCCCTGTTTGCTCAATATGTACAGCAACGTCAGGCACAAGCTGCACCAGCAACTACTGAAGAAGCTAACGCTTAA
- the gpsA gene encoding NAD(P)H-dependent glycerol-3-phosphate dehydrogenase, with translation MKDTADITVLGAGSYGTALAISLASNGHKTLLWGHEPEHIAELQRDRENREFLPGIALPKLLQPEASLAKALSASRNVLVVVPSHVFGLVLAQAKPLLRQDSRIVWATKGLEPETGRLLQDVAHDVLGDIYPLAVLSGPTFAKELAAGLPTAISVAGTDTHFTQDLIELLHSPKRLRVYGNDDFIGLQLGGAVKNVIAIGAGMSDGIGFGANARTALITRGLVELTRLGEALGAQADTFMGMAGLGDLVLTCTDNQSRNRRFGLALGKGQDVDSAQKEIGQVVEGYRNTKEVHTLALRLGVEMPITEQIYQVLYEGKSPFDAAAGLLARERKSETSSRKV, from the coding sequence ATGAAAGACACTGCCGATATTACGGTGTTGGGGGCGGGTTCATACGGCACCGCCCTTGCCATTTCTTTAGCCAGCAATGGCCATAAGACCTTACTCTGGGGTCATGAGCCTGAACATATTGCTGAACTGCAACGTGATCGGGAGAATCGTGAATTCTTGCCAGGTATCGCTTTACCTAAGTTATTGCAGCCAGAAGCTTCACTTGCTAAGGCGCTGAGTGCTAGTCGCAATGTATTAGTGGTCGTTCCTAGCCATGTGTTTGGCTTGGTATTGGCGCAAGCTAAGCCATTATTGCGACAAGATAGCCGGATTGTATGGGCGACCAAGGGCTTAGAGCCTGAAACCGGTCGGTTATTGCAAGATGTGGCCCACGATGTGTTAGGTGATATCTATCCGTTAGCGGTATTGTCAGGCCCAACCTTTGCTAAAGAATTAGCCGCCGGTTTACCGACAGCTATTTCGGTTGCTGGCACTGATACTCACTTTACTCAAGACTTGATTGAATTACTGCATAGCCCTAAGCGTTTACGCGTGTATGGCAATGATGATTTTATTGGTCTGCAGTTAGGTGGCGCGGTTAAGAATGTTATCGCCATTGGCGCTGGCATGTCCGATGGTATTGGTTTTGGTGCCAATGCTCGCACAGCATTAATCACTCGCGGTTTAGTTGAACTGACTCGCTTGGGTGAGGCGTTAGGCGCGCAGGCTGATACCTTTATGGGTATGGCTGGCTTAGGCGATCTGGTATTAACTTGTACCGATAACCAATCGCGTAATCGTCGTTTTGGCTTAGCCTTAGGCAAAGGTCAAGATGTTGATTCGGCTCAAAAAGAGATTGGCCAAGTGGTCGAAGGTTACCGCAATACCAAAGAAGTGCACACCTTAGCGTTGCGCTTAGGGGTGGAAATGCCAATTACTGAGCAAATCTACCAAGTATTGTATGAAGGTAAATCACCTTTTGATGCTGCCGCAGGGTTATTAGCGCGTGAGCGTAAGTCTGAAACCTCAAGTCGCAAAGTTTGA
- a CDS encoding rhodanese-like domain-containing protein, which produces MQEYIEFLKANPMLSVAWVGLFIAVLVTMVKSSLSKVKNVNNHELTMMINREDAKVIDVRGKEDFKKGHIAGAMNVPMADIKNNQATSLENLKTSPIVIVCSAGMTSSQAAQLLSKQGFEQVFNLKGGMGEWQAANLPVQKSKR; this is translated from the coding sequence ATGCAAGAGTACATCGAATTTTTGAAAGCAAACCCAATGTTAAGTGTGGCATGGGTGGGTTTATTTATTGCTGTTTTGGTAACTATGGTGAAATCTAGCCTGTCTAAGGTCAAGAACGTCAACAATCACGAATTAACTATGATGATTAATCGTGAAGACGCCAAAGTCATCGATGTTCGTGGTAAAGAAGATTTCAAGAAAGGCCATATTGCTGGAGCTATGAACGTTCCTATGGCTGACATTAAAAATAACCAAGCAACCAGTCTTGAAAATCTTAAAACAAGCCCCATTGTAATAGTGTGTAGCGCAGGCATGACATCATCACAGGCTGCTCAGTTGCTGTCAAAGCAAGGCTTCGAGCAAGTATTTAACCTGAAAGGTGGCATGGGTGAATGGCAAGCCGCTAACTTACCTGTCCAAAAGAGCAAACGCTAA
- a CDS encoding NAD(P)/FAD-dependent oxidoreductase — protein sequence MSQTQFDVIIIGAGAAGLMCALTAGYRGRKVLLVDNAKQLGRKILISGGGRCNFTNYHTDANAYLCANPHFVKSALARFSQFDFIAMVERHGINFHEKTLGQLFCDESAKDIVTMLTTECEWAGVTTQLRTDINAITTNADGEYCLATSAGAFSCQSLVIATGGLSMPKLGATPYGYKVAEQFGLQVLPTTAALVPFTLQPDDKAKYEELSGIALPVVITAECGQSFKEAMLFTHRGLSGPAVLQISSYWQPGQAVAVNLLPEHDFVQWLNTITQESPKLSFKNALSRLLPKRLVERLVELGELPDKPVNQLGKSEIQQLGEYLHQWRIAPNGTEGYRTAEVTLGGVDTDELSSKTMEAKRQAGLFFIGEVVDVSGWLGGYNFQWAWSSGYAAGEAV from the coding sequence ATGTCACAAACCCAATTCGATGTCATCATCATAGGCGCCGGCGCCGCTGGCTTGATGTGTGCACTTACGGCTGGCTATAGAGGCCGCAAGGTGTTGTTAGTCGACAACGCTAAGCAGCTCGGACGAAAAATCCTCATTAGTGGTGGCGGGCGCTGTAATTTCACTAACTATCATACCGATGCTAATGCCTACTTATGTGCTAACCCGCACTTTGTTAAATCCGCCTTGGCGCGTTTTAGTCAGTTTGATTTTATCGCTATGGTTGAGCGTCATGGCATTAATTTCCATGAAAAAACCTTAGGTCAGCTGTTTTGTGATGAGTCAGCGAAAGACATAGTCACTATGCTAACGACTGAGTGTGAATGGGCTGGGGTAACAACGCAGCTGCGCACTGATATCAATGCCATTACCACGAATGCCGATGGAGAGTATTGCTTAGCAACCTCAGCGGGTGCCTTTAGTTGTCAGTCGTTAGTTATAGCGACAGGCGGCTTATCTATGCCAAAACTTGGTGCCACCCCTTATGGCTATAAAGTTGCGGAGCAATTTGGTTTGCAAGTATTGCCGACCACAGCGGCCTTAGTGCCTTTTACTTTGCAGCCAGATGATAAAGCTAAATATGAAGAGCTGTCAGGCATTGCCTTACCCGTAGTGATTACAGCCGAGTGCGGTCAAAGTTTTAAAGAAGCCATGCTATTTACCCATAGAGGCTTGAGTGGACCTGCGGTATTACAAATCTCATCTTACTGGCAACCAGGGCAAGCCGTTGCCGTCAACTTGCTGCCAGAACACGACTTTGTACAGTGGCTAAATACAATCACCCAAGAATCACCAAAATTGTCTTTCAAGAATGCACTAAGTCGCTTATTACCTAAGCGTTTGGTGGAGAGATTAGTGGAGCTGGGGGAGTTACCAGACAAGCCAGTTAACCAATTAGGCAAAAGCGAAATTCAGCAGTTAGGTGAGTATCTGCATCAATGGCGCATTGCGCCCAATGGCACAGAAGGCTATCGCACCGCCGAAGTCACTTTAGGCGGCGTAGATACCGACGAGCTATCTTCCAAAACCATGGAAGCTAAGCGTCAGGCCGGATTATTCTTTATTGGTGAAGTGGTTGATGTCAGCGGTTGGCTTGGGGGTTATAACTTCCAATGGGCGTGGTCAAGTGGCTATGCCGCCGGCGAAGCTGTATAG